GCGGCTCTCGCCGTATCACCTTTCCGAACGTTCCCGGCTATCTGACGCACAAGTGTGACCTGCATCAGCACTCGGTGTTTTCGGATGGCAGCGTGTGGCCGGACATACGAGTCGAGGAAGCGGTAAAGGACGGCCTCGACGCGGTTTCCCTCACCGAGCATCTCGAGTATCAGCCTCATCGGGAAGACATTCCCCACGAGGACCGCAATCGCTCCTATGAGCTCGCCCGCGAGCTCGCTCGAGACCACGACCTTCTCGTCATTCATGGCTCGGAGATCACCCGCGACATGCCTCCGGGGCATGCCAACGCCATCTTCATCCGGGACGCGAACACCATCCTTCGAGAAGATGCGATCGGTGCTTTCCGCGAAGCTCACTCCCAGGGGGCGTTCATCTTTTGGAACCACCCCGATTGGGTGGAACAGGCTCCCGATGGGATCGCGCGGCTCACCCCCATGCATCGGCAGCTCATTGAGGAGAGGCTCCTTCACGGGATCGAGGTCGTCAACGAGCAAACGATTTCCGAAGAGGCATTACAGATCGCTCTCGACGAGGGCCTGACCGTCCTGGGAACGTCCGACATCCATGGCCTCGTCGACTGGGAGTTCGACGTCCCGGGCGGCGGTCATCGCCCGATCACGTTGGTGTTCGCAAAGGAGCGCACCTCGGAGGGCATTCGCGAGGCTCTTTTTGCGGGACGCACGGTCGTCTGGTATCGAAACCAGCTGATCGGACTTCCCGAGTTCGTGGAGCCGCTCCTGCTCGCGTCGATTGTCGTCCGCGGCGCTCGCTATCTGGAGGATTCCAGGGTCGTCGAAGTGACGATTGAAAACCTATCCGATGCGTCATTCTCGTTGAAGAACCTGGGAGACGTCTCCTTTCAGCGCAGCACCGATATCGTCACCCTTGCACCTCACGAGGAAACGACACTTGGGGTCAAGGGAGCGTCTTTGGGAGAGCGTCTCGAGCTCCGGTTCGAAGTCGAGAACGCGCTCGTCGCCCCCCGCAGGCACCCGGAAATTCGGCTCGAGACCTGGTTCGACGCCGGGGCCCCGCGGTGATCGTGATGCGTCGGTGTTGGCGGGCGGTGGACAACGCCCTTCCAGCTTGCTGGGTGGAGCTAGGCTTCTCGCCCTAAGCCCTTACTTTCATTGCTGTAGCATTTCCCCTCTGCACTCGATGTTACTGTGTAGTAATATGTGTAT
This Vicinamibacteria bacterium DNA region includes the following protein-coding sequences:
- a CDS encoding Sb-PDE family phosphodiesterase — its product is GSRRITFPNVPGYLTHKCDLHQHSVFSDGSVWPDIRVEEAVKDGLDAVSLTEHLEYQPHREDIPHEDRNRSYELARELARDHDLLVIHGSEITRDMPPGHANAIFIRDANTILREDAIGAFREAHSQGAFIFWNHPDWVEQAPDGIARLTPMHRQLIEERLLHGIEVVNEQTISEEALQIALDEGLTVLGTSDIHGLVDWEFDVPGGGHRPITLVFAKERTSEGIREALFAGRTVVWYRNQLIGLPEFVEPLLLASIVVRGARYLEDSRVVEVTIENLSDASFSLKNLGDVSFQRSTDIVTLAPHEETTLGVKGASLGERLELRFEVENALVAPRRHPEIRLETWFDAGAPR